The following coding sequences are from one Aethina tumida isolate Nest 87 chromosome 2, icAetTumi1.1, whole genome shotgun sequence window:
- the LOC109594238 gene encoding ATP synthase subunit s, mitochondrial: MLNPVIRPRRAQKLLKYSKYLSSKPAEDSVEKNENLPSVSTPKDVAKKKYDQKDITAKDMQWRTPWHEQQGFHYSWLRNFYTSDNQRSLLQALQTEIDLSPSAIKKWWAEKKEFKEIFMQQYVPERNQKLGNELAAAHFLVHRGGAIKFHNEDKWIKFEKYKYNSLPIHYDSTKVLQAIDCSEMNIYYEGLVNLRGLKNVEWLSFNGCEHIDDWCLDRISNIFSHSLIYLDLRDCPNITERGIGALYKMKKLKLLYLDDLLKDTRFEMTCLLLQEVNPSLDIRSEEY; the protein is encoded by the exons atgcTGAACCCAGTAATACGACCCCGTCGTGCCCAGAAGTTGCTCAAATACTCCAAATACTTATCATCCAAACCAGCCGAGGATAGTGTggagaaaaatgaaaatttaccaAGTGTCTCAACCCCAAAAGACGTagcgaaaaaaaaatatgatcaaAAAGATATTACTGCAAAAGATATGCAATGGAGGACGCCCTGGCATGAGCAACAAGGATTTCATTACAGTTGGTTGAGAAATTTTTACACTAGTGATAACCAACGATCACTCCTACAAGCATTACAGACTGAAATTGACTTGTCACCTTCTGCCATTAAGAAATGGTGGGCTGAGAAAAAGGAGTTCAAGGAAATATTTATGCAGCAGTATGTGCCTGAAAGGAATCAAAAACTTG GAAACGAATTGGCTGCTGCTCATTTTCTAGTCCACAGGGGAGgtgcaattaaatttcacaatgAGGACAAATGgattaaatttgagaaatataAGTACAATTCGCTTCCTATTCATTACGATTCCACAAAAGTGCTACAAGCAATTGATTGTtctgaaatgaatatttattatgaaggTTTAGTCAATTTGAgaggtttaaaaaatgtggagTGGTTAAGTTTCAATGGCTGTGAACATATTGATGATTGGTGTTTAGACAGGATAAGCAATATATTTAGtcatagtttaatttatttagatttaaggGACTGCCCTAATATTACTGAAAGAGGTATTGGTGCATtgtacaaaatgaaaaaattgaaacttttatatttggaTGATTTACTTAAGGACACTAGGTTTGAAATGACTTGCTTGCTATTGCAAGAGGTCAATCCTAGTTTAGATATAAGAAGTGAagagtattaa